A region of Fibrobacter succinogenes subsp. succinogenes S85 DNA encodes the following proteins:
- a CDS encoding phosphoribosylaminoimidazolesuccinocarboxamide synthase, which produces MSLKFETPITEVPLFHQGKVRDMYDLGDSFLMVASDRLSAFDVVLPTPIPGKGKILNQLSLFWFKHLGMKNHLITADVNEYPAVLKKHADYLRGRSMIVKKANRHSVECIVRGYIVGSGWKDYQKTGKICGHVLPEGLQLCQKLEKPLYTPSTKPDVGHDENISFEQTFDIVGEKVATTLRDMSLDIYTKARDYAASKGIILADTKFEFGEIDGETILIDEVLTPDSSRYWPADKYQVGKNQESFDKQYVRDWLETLDWGKTYPGPEIPPEVVKNTLAKYEEIFVRLTGKQPEL; this is translated from the coding sequence ATGAGCTTAAAATTCGAAACCCCCATTACCGAAGTTCCGCTGTTCCACCAGGGTAAAGTACGTGACATGTACGACCTCGGCGACAGCTTCCTGATGGTCGCTAGCGACCGTCTTTCCGCATTTGACGTGGTTCTCCCGACCCCGATTCCGGGCAAGGGCAAGATCCTGAACCAGCTTTCCCTTTTCTGGTTCAAGCACCTTGGCATGAAGAACCACCTCATCACCGCCGACGTGAATGAATATCCGGCAGTGCTCAAGAAGCACGCCGATTACCTCCGCGGCCGTTCCATGATCGTGAAGAAGGCTAACCGCCATTCCGTGGAATGCATCGTGCGCGGATACATCGTCGGTTCTGGCTGGAAGGACTATCAGAAGACCGGCAAGATCTGCGGTCACGTTCTCCCGGAAGGTCTCCAGCTCTGCCAGAAGCTCGAAAAGCCGCTCTACACGCCGAGCACCAAGCCCGACGTTGGCCACGACGAAAACATCAGCTTCGAACAGACTTTCGATATCGTTGGCGAAAAGGTCGCAACGACTCTCCGCGATATGTCCCTTGACATCTACACGAAGGCTCGCGACTACGCAGCCTCCAAGGGCATCATCCTCGCCGACACCAAGTTCGAATTCGGTGAAATCGATGGCGAAACCATCCTCATCGACGAAGTGCTCACTCCGGATTCCAGCCGCTACTGGCCGGCAGACAAGTACCAGGTTGGCAAGAACCAGGAAAGCTTCGACAAGCAGTACGTCCGTGACTGGCTCGAAACTCTCGACTGGGGCAAGACCTACCCGGGTCCGGAAATTCCGCCTGAAGTCGTGAAGAACACGCTCGCCAAGTACGAAGAAATCTTCGTGCGCCTCACCGGCAAGCAGCCTGAATTGTAA
- a CDS encoding tyrosine-protein phosphatase, with product MANVLKFESIDNARQLGGIPAGGSHVKHNLLFRSSNLSKATEHDLHRLRDDFGVHLVIDLRSDFEYMQKPDKLLDGMDSALIPVLDDSMHGDAFNKDQVVPATGVDFMEFLFGIARHPIANTLKDKLYNYFVDSDYASSQYAKVFETVRAQKGAPVLWHCTSGKDRCGFCSALMLAALGADDNAILDDYAESENSYRKPLEAMTAKGRESGMTDEQLDILHFLVSVKREYLEIPLKRINAEYGSLLNFITQRMHVPTATIDALREYYLE from the coding sequence ATGGCTAATGTTTTAAAGTTTGAATCGATTGATAACGCGCGACAGCTCGGCGGGATTCCTGCGGGCGGTTCCCATGTCAAGCACAATTTGCTCTTTCGCAGTAGCAATTTATCCAAAGCGACGGAACATGATTTGCACCGTCTGCGTGATGATTTTGGCGTTCATCTGGTGATTGATTTGCGTTCCGACTTTGAATACATGCAAAAGCCGGACAAGCTCCTTGATGGGATGGATTCCGCTTTGATTCCTGTTTTGGATGATTCCATGCATGGCGATGCTTTCAACAAGGACCAGGTGGTGCCTGCGACGGGCGTGGACTTTATGGAATTCCTTTTTGGCATTGCCCGCCATCCGATTGCAAATACGTTAAAGGACAAACTCTATAATTACTTTGTGGATAGCGATTATGCGAGCTCGCAGTATGCGAAAGTCTTTGAAACGGTTCGTGCGCAAAAGGGTGCGCCTGTTTTGTGGCATTGCACTTCGGGCAAGGACCGCTGTGGTTTTTGCTCAGCCTTGATGCTTGCCGCTCTCGGTGCTGATGATAACGCTATTTTAGATGATTATGCGGAATCCGAAAACTCGTACCGCAAGCCGCTAGAGGCGATGACTGCTAAAGGTCGTGAATCGGGAATGACGGACGAACAGCTCGACATTCTACATTTCTTGGTAAGTGTCAAGCGCGAGTATTTAGAAATTCCGCTCAAACGCATCAATGCGGAATACGGTTCGCTATTGAATTTCATCACGCAGCGGATGCATGTGCCCACCGCGACCATCGATGCGCTTCGGGAATACTACCTAGAATAA
- a CDS encoding glycosyltransferase, which yields MKVLVAPLDWGLGHATRCVPVVREFLRAGAEVELAVVKANANFFREVFPDLRQRLAPSYNIVYPKHGYNMALWLLKNSMHLNAVMRYEHHFAEEMVKRHGYDVLFSDNRFAFYSKKALSIYMTHQRRIAFPRAFAAFERIGVMWHANIMRKFDEVWVPDLEIYPGYAGSLSHSGATPGDKPMRFVGTLSRFSEMGNDGNALGNAPAPVDLEREVDLMSMSEFMAHSANVEWDAAPEKRTSGNHSFEMRANYKVVAVVSGVEPARTQFEQQLRDALAQIPGRHMMILGKPSAEQKTWTEGNIEFHTHLATNDFAEAVKRADFVVSRGGYSTVMDMAELGAKCIFVPTPGQFEQIVLAHDLSKAGYAVEIPADELSAETLTSAFEKSVKMPKVEKQNLLHDAVEDVVRKFKERLI from the coding sequence GTGAAAGTCCTTGTAGCGCCGCTTGATTGGGGACTTGGGCATGCGACTCGTTGCGTGCCTGTTGTCCGCGAATTCTTGCGGGCGGGTGCCGAGGTGGAACTGGCGGTAGTCAAGGCGAACGCCAATTTTTTCCGTGAAGTATTCCCGGATTTGCGACAGCGCTTGGCGCCGAGCTACAACATTGTCTACCCGAAGCACGGCTACAACATGGCGCTTTGGCTGCTCAAGAACAGCATGCACCTGAATGCCGTGATGCGTTACGAACACCACTTTGCCGAAGAGATGGTAAAACGCCACGGCTACGATGTGCTGTTTTCGGACAACCGATTCGCATTTTATTCCAAGAAGGCGCTTAGCATTTACATGACGCACCAACGCAGGATTGCGTTCCCGCGGGCTTTTGCTGCGTTTGAACGCATTGGCGTGATGTGGCATGCGAACATCATGCGCAAGTTCGATGAAGTCTGGGTGCCGGATTTGGAAATTTATCCAGGCTATGCGGGCTCGCTTTCGCATTCGGGCGCGACGCCAGGCGATAAGCCGATGCGTTTCGTCGGGACGCTTTCGAGATTCTCGGAGATGGGGAATGATGGAAACGCGCTTGGGAATGCGCCGGCGCCGGTCGACCTCGAACGAGAGGTGGACTTGATGAGCATGTCGGAGTTTATGGCGCACTCGGCGAATGTAGAATGGGACGCTGCTCCTGAAAAGCGTACTTCTGGAAACCACTCTTTTGAAATGCGCGCAAACTACAAGGTCGTGGCGGTTGTATCGGGGGTGGAGCCTGCACGTACGCAGTTCGAACAGCAGCTGCGTGATGCATTGGCGCAGATTCCTGGGCGCCACATGATGATTCTCGGGAAGCCTTCGGCGGAGCAAAAAACGTGGACTGAAGGAAATATCGAGTTCCATACGCATTTGGCGACGAACGATTTTGCAGAAGCTGTGAAACGAGCCGATTTTGTGGTGAGCCGAGGCGGTTACAGCACGGTGATGGACATGGCGGAACTTGGCGCAAAATGTATCTTTGTACCGACGCCAGGACAGTTTGAACAGATTGTCCTCGCTCACGATTTGTCGAAGGCGGGCTATGCCGTTGAAATTCCGGCGGATGAACTCTCTGCCGAAACGCTCACAAGCGCTTTCGAAAAGTCCGTGAAAATGCCGAAGGTCGAAAAGCAAAATTTGCTTCACGATGCGGTTGAAGATGTTGTTCGAAAATTTAAAGAGAGGTTGATATGA
- a CDS encoding NPCBM/NEW2 domain-containing protein — protein sequence MKKETLGRDGVKSKSLRQSFMEWKNSLHWDKPQNIMLAVTMFVLVAAFLIFNNLSVPYARHWDIQWGYYSILATFLLLVAGVVVNAPFVAKHVRGFLPSGKSFCGLALLLIVFSVFIFGNIGNTHRVLSDETSWESMGLQMYFQHTGGVCNEGVWTDGVLDCKTEVNNFKGKALGFVYSLVFNFMEPNRDSALMVNYPFYILSLIAFFLALSKWFKSDKLALAATAFLGGMPIYLLQSRSASTEVLYILLLAVLMAWYAFVPTNKVTWKHFLLTVPLLGFFAQTRQETVFAFIPFALYYYRYFLEKPYRLPAFVASVIAVSWPSINTMAAYRGYDFQGGTHAAHSFENLWFNLKTNIEVMMNLKPDSAFGGIMENPFYTTFTVILLLATVWLLFRMIYSRRYVRGFILGITFCVQIFVILLNVSGTFTIDINQRYVLVALPLFALLMALGLYDALVFTTKMKSDAAAKIVAGFACLLSIGLMLYHAPSYKANMLYYKNKLLAEEDFLNTELAKYPKNSVFIYARPWQMLASGHTSFSESSFKSWSTEKFAEWMQKSGGNIYLVRGQDGYGKVNRNSRVVGFKTTDQIDDILSDYKNERVLMEARLFGYGLAIYKIISKKGVSHYAQNFMVSEETNGMIVVNKRFPESIACDYKVNDKDQGEMLVSQSADTLQLDSAKIRAGLNRVVLSCYMPDEDTLVTYRDFFVEGENVALLSKLKMGKFFQEWGEPQMNETVDHHKITIDGEPFRYGIGSHANSAIEFPLSRGYDWLNVVIGLDDESACGDGAYFAVEADGREIYHSKKLYTTDKERLRLNIKGAKSINLRVLMGNDKDCDHGDWAHAWLEAEK from the coding sequence ATGAAAAAAGAAACGTTAGGAAGGGACGGTGTAAAGTCTAAGTCTTTGCGTCAGTCCTTTATGGAATGGAAGAATTCCCTTCATTGGGATAAACCTCAGAATATCATGTTGGCGGTTACGATGTTCGTGCTCGTGGCTGCTTTCCTTATCTTTAACAATTTATCCGTGCCGTATGCGCGCCATTGGGATATCCAGTGGGGGTATTACTCGATTCTTGCCACGTTCCTGTTGCTCGTGGCGGGTGTTGTTGTCAATGCTCCGTTTGTGGCTAAACATGTGCGCGGGTTCTTGCCGAGTGGCAAGAGCTTTTGTGGGCTAGCCCTTTTGCTCATCGTGTTCTCGGTGTTCATTTTCGGGAACATCGGCAATACGCACCGTGTCTTGAGTGACGAGACGAGCTGGGAATCGATGGGCCTCCAGATGTATTTCCAGCACACGGGCGGTGTCTGTAACGAAGGCGTCTGGACAGATGGCGTTCTCGATTGCAAGACCGAAGTGAACAACTTCAAGGGCAAGGCGCTAGGCTTTGTCTATTCGCTTGTGTTCAACTTCATGGAACCGAATCGCGATTCTGCGCTGATGGTGAACTATCCGTTCTACATCTTGAGCTTGATTGCGTTCTTCCTTGCGCTTAGCAAGTGGTTCAAGAGCGATAAGCTTGCGCTTGCGGCGACGGCGTTCTTGGGCGGCATGCCGATTTACCTGTTGCAGTCGCGCTCCGCATCGACCGAAGTCCTCTACATCCTCTTGCTTGCAGTGCTTATGGCGTGGTACGCGTTTGTGCCGACGAACAAGGTCACGTGGAAGCATTTCCTCTTGACGGTTCCGCTGCTTGGATTCTTTGCGCAGACCCGCCAGGAAACTGTATTTGCGTTTATCCCGTTTGCGCTTTACTATTACCGTTACTTCCTTGAAAAGCCGTACCGTTTGCCAGCCTTTGTGGCGTCGGTGATTGCAGTGAGCTGGCCTTCGATCAACACGATGGCTGCTTATCGTGGGTACGACTTCCAGGGTGGTACGCATGCGGCGCACTCTTTTGAAAACTTGTGGTTCAACCTCAAGACGAACATCGAAGTCATGATGAATCTCAAGCCGGATTCTGCTTTTGGCGGTATCATGGAAAATCCGTTCTACACGACGTTTACCGTGATTTTGCTTTTGGCAACGGTTTGGCTCCTGTTCCGCATGATTTACTCTCGCCGTTACGTGCGCGGATTTATCTTGGGCATCACGTTCTGCGTGCAGATTTTTGTGATTCTCCTGAACGTGTCTGGAACGTTTACGATTGATATCAACCAGCGCTATGTGCTTGTGGCGCTCCCGCTGTTTGCGCTCTTGATGGCGCTCGGCCTTTACGATGCACTCGTGTTTACGACGAAGATGAAGAGCGATGCTGCTGCAAAGATTGTGGCGGGGTTTGCTTGCCTTTTGTCTATCGGGCTCATGCTTTACCATGCCCCGAGCTACAAGGCGAACATGCTCTATTACAAGAACAAGCTCTTGGCCGAAGAAGACTTCTTGAATACGGAACTGGCGAAGTATCCGAAGAATTCCGTGTTCATTTACGCAAGACCGTGGCAGATGCTGGCATCGGGCCATACTTCGTTTAGCGAAAGTTCCTTTAAGAGCTGGAGCACCGAAAAGTTTGCTGAATGGATGCAAAAGTCTGGAGGCAATATTTATCTTGTGCGCGGCCAGGATGGCTACGGCAAGGTGAATCGCAATAGCCGTGTGGTGGGCTTCAAGACGACCGACCAGATTGATGATATCCTGAGCGATTACAAGAACGAACGCGTGCTGATGGAAGCCCGTCTTTTCGGTTATGGCCTTGCTATTTACAAGATTATCTCGAAGAAGGGTGTGTCGCATTATGCGCAGAACTTCATGGTGAGCGAAGAAACGAACGGCATGATTGTCGTGAACAAGCGCTTCCCGGAATCGATTGCCTGCGATTACAAGGTGAACGACAAGGACCAGGGCGAAATGCTCGTGTCGCAAAGCGCTGACACGCTGCAACTCGATTCTGCCAAGATTCGTGCGGGCTTGAACCGCGTTGTGCTGAGCTGCTACATGCCGGACGAAGATACGCTTGTGACGTACCGCGACTTCTTTGTCGAGGGTGAAAATGTGGCGCTCCTCTCGAAGCTCAAGATGGGCAAGTTCTTCCAGGAATGGGGCGAACCGCAGATGAACGAGACTGTGGATCATCACAAGATTACGATTGACGGTGAACCGTTCCGCTATGGTATCGGTAGTCATGCCAATTCGGCGATTGAATTCCCGCTTTCTCGCGGTTACGATTGGCTGAACGTGGTCATTGGCCTTGATGACGAAAGTGCCTGTGGCGATGGAGCCTACTTTGCCGTTGAAGCGGATGGTCGTGAAATTTACCATTCCAAGAAACTTTATACGACAGACAAGGAACGCCTGAGACTCAATATCAAGGGCGCAAAGTCGATTAATTTGCGCGTGTTGATGGGCAACGACAAGGACTGCGACCACGGCGACTGGGCTCATGCCTGGCTTGAGGCTGAAAAGTGA
- a CDS encoding TIGR04133 family radical SAM/SPASM protein: MQLSLKKKLALEAYRLYRHNEIKAHPLTYFFWECTLRCNLHCLHCGSDCVKDAIPDMPREDFMAVLDKLTPHIDPKHFIVVITGGEPLMRPDLEECGQEIKKRGYPWGMVTNGLAMTPERYTRLLNAGLRSLTISLDGLEASHNHFRGDPHSFERALRAIDMAAHTQGLTFDVMTCVNRENLKELPKILDMLLKIGVKRWRVATVFPKGRAKDNPLFQLTNQEFRQVFDFIREVKSMNVINVNYGCEGFLGSYEKDARNYPFFCRAGVNVSSVLCDGSISACPSLRGDYIQGNIYKDDIWDVWQNRYQVMRDRSWAKIGDCKTCKYWRYCEGSSLHLRDEKTKELAYCHVQRLEAAGA; encoded by the coding sequence ATGCAACTTTCGCTTAAAAAGAAACTCGCTCTCGAAGCTTATCGTCTTTACCGCCACAACGAAATCAAGGCACACCCGCTCACATACTTTTTCTGGGAATGCACACTCCGCTGCAACTTGCACTGTTTGCACTGCGGTAGCGACTGCGTCAAGGACGCCATCCCCGATATGCCCCGCGAAGACTTTATGGCCGTGCTCGACAAGCTCACCCCGCACATTGACCCGAAGCACTTTATCGTGGTGATTACCGGCGGCGAACCGCTCATGCGCCCGGACCTCGAAGAATGTGGCCAAGAAATCAAGAAGCGCGGCTACCCCTGGGGCATGGTCACGAACGGTCTTGCAATGACTCCCGAGCGCTACACGCGCCTTTTGAACGCAGGGCTCCGCTCGCTCACCATCAGCCTCGATGGTCTCGAAGCAAGCCACAACCATTTCCGTGGCGACCCGCATAGTTTTGAACGAGCCCTCCGCGCCATCGACATGGCGGCCCACACGCAAGGACTCACCTTCGACGTGATGACCTGTGTGAACCGCGAAAACCTCAAGGAACTCCCGAAAATCTTGGACATGCTTTTGAAAATCGGTGTGAAGCGCTGGCGCGTTGCGACCGTATTCCCCAAAGGCCGCGCCAAGGACAATCCGCTGTTCCAACTTACGAACCAGGAATTCCGCCAAGTGTTCGACTTTATCCGCGAAGTAAAATCGATGAACGTCATCAACGTGAATTACGGCTGCGAAGGATTCCTCGGCAGCTACGAGAAAGACGCACGCAATTACCCGTTCTTCTGCCGCGCAGGCGTAAACGTCTCTTCCGTGCTCTGCGACGGAAGTATCTCGGCTTGCCCGAGCTTGCGCGGCGACTACATCCAAGGAAACATCTACAAGGACGACATTTGGGACGTGTGGCAGAACCGCTACCAAGTGATGCGCGACCGCAGTTGGGCAAAAATCGGCGACTGCAAGACCTGCAAGTACTGGCGCTACTGCGAAGGCTCCAGCCTGCACCTCAGAGACGAGAAAACAAAAGAGCTCGCCTACTGCCATGTGCAGCGATTAGAGGCTGCTGGGGCATAA